The following are from one region of the Synechococcus sp. CBW1108 genome:
- the murQ gene encoding N-acetylmuramic acid 6-phosphate etherase: protein MSLPVPATDRGHLLTEQANPLSEKLDQLSTAELVALFCANDLEPQRAVAEAAPALTRAVDAIASRLAQGGRLFYLGAGTSGRLGVLDAAECPPTFCTPPELVQGVLAGGAAALLRSSEGLEDLAEAGRQDLEQRGFGAGDCLVGIAAGGTTPYVLGGLAHAQAIGALAIAMACVPAAQVPMPCEIDIRLLTGPELLAGSTRLKAGTATKMALNLISTGVMVRLGKVYGNRMVDVAVSNIKLEDRALRILRDLAGISREDGVALLQESQGSVKLALLMAASGLDLDGATTQLERHGPSLREALAACAAQLKDPQ from the coding sequence GTGAGCCTGCCTGTGCCCGCAACCGACCGGGGCCACCTGCTCACCGAACAGGCCAATCCCCTCAGTGAAAAGCTCGACCAGCTCTCCACCGCCGAGCTGGTAGCCCTCTTCTGTGCCAACGACCTGGAGCCCCAGAGAGCCGTGGCAGAGGCGGCCCCAGCCCTCACCCGGGCGGTGGATGCCATCGCCAGCCGGCTGGCCCAGGGTGGTCGCCTCTTCTATCTCGGCGCAGGCACCTCAGGCCGACTTGGGGTGCTTGATGCGGCGGAGTGTCCGCCCACCTTCTGCACCCCACCAGAGCTCGTTCAGGGAGTTCTTGCAGGTGGGGCAGCTGCCCTGCTGCGCAGTTCGGAGGGGCTGGAAGACCTGGCCGAAGCCGGTCGCCAGGATCTGGAGCAGCGGGGCTTCGGCGCCGGCGACTGCCTGGTGGGGATTGCGGCAGGTGGCACCACCCCCTACGTGTTGGGCGGGCTGGCCCACGCCCAGGCGATCGGGGCCCTGGCGATAGCCATGGCCTGCGTGCCGGCAGCGCAGGTGCCAATGCCCTGTGAGATCGATATCCGCCTGCTCACGGGGCCGGAGTTGCTGGCCGGGTCTACCCGGCTCAAGGCAGGCACCGCCACCAAGATGGCCCTCAACCTGATCTCCACCGGCGTGATGGTGCGGCTTGGCAAGGTGTACGGCAACCGGATGGTGGATGTAGCCGTCAGCAATATCAAGCTGGAGGATCGGGCCCTGCGCATCCTGCGCGACCTGGCCGGGATCAGCCGGGAGGATGGGGTGGCCCTGTTGCAGGAAAGCCAAGGTTCGGTGAAATTAGCCCTGCTGATGGCCGCATCGGGGTTGGACCTGGATGGGGCCACCACCCAGCTGGAACGGCATGGACCCAGTTTGAGGGAGGCTCTAGCGGCTTGCGCTGCTCAGTTGAAGGATCCCCAGTAG
- a CDS encoding DUF3110 domain-containing protein: protein MPVHVLLFDAGSDQEGIHSLEVSGRTVVLLFEDRDDAERYAGLLEAQDFPMPTVEPLDREEMELFCSQAGYEARLVPAGFLPQSPEDRLLIAPPERNMDVTQWQEEQPEAGDGSLEAIRRQLEGLL, encoded by the coding sequence ATGCCGGTGCATGTGCTGTTATTTGATGCCGGAAGCGACCAGGAAGGCATCCATTCCCTGGAAGTCAGTGGCCGCACTGTCGTGCTGCTGTTTGAAGACAGGGACGATGCCGAGCGCTATGCGGGACTGCTAGAGGCCCAGGATTTCCCCATGCCAACGGTCGAGCCCCTCGACCGGGAGGAGATGGAGCTGTTCTGCAGCCAGGCAGGCTATGAAGCTCGACTGGTGCCAGCCGGCTTCCTGCCCCAGAGCCCGGAAGATCGACTGCTGATCGCGCCACCGGAGCGCAACATGGATGTGACCCAGTGGCAGGAGGAGCAGCCGGAGGCTGGCGATGGCAGCCTGGAGGCGATTCGGCGTCAGCTGGAGGGGCTGCTGTGA
- a CDS encoding DnaJ domain-containing protein: MTHSPGAQPDYWSVLGLEPGADAPSLKAAFRAQARRWHPDLNGNDPLAEERFKRVNEAYAVLSDPRRRQAWEAGGHSAGPGGSGSGDPFATGFPDFDDYLDALLGERRRPTQEEEPPVEREYDAETETHAETEGQTEVEAESAGSVTSAPAPPPPVQASSDQESLVELSPEQALQGERVELVLPDGTVVEVWTPPFAGDGWRLRLVGVTPGGGDHFLQLRVRTDEGLRIDGLRVLYPLELSPAEAALGCQVVVPTLRGPVKLRVPPCSSSGRLLRLRARGQEWGEQRGDQLVEVRIVVPDVLADDEAALYRRLQQLADDPDGGSR, encoded by the coding sequence GTGACCCATAGTCCTGGCGCCCAGCCCGACTACTGGTCAGTGCTGGGTCTGGAGCCCGGTGCCGATGCCCCCAGCCTCAAGGCGGCCTTCCGGGCCCAGGCACGCCGCTGGCATCCGGATCTGAATGGCAACGACCCCCTCGCAGAGGAGCGCTTCAAAAGGGTCAACGAGGCCTATGCGGTGCTCTCCGATCCCCGGCGCCGCCAGGCGTGGGAGGCCGGTGGCCATTCGGCAGGGCCGGGTGGCTCAGGCTCAGGTGATCCCTTTGCCACGGGATTTCCAGACTTTGACGACTACCTCGACGCCCTGTTGGGCGAGCGCCGCAGGCCGACCCAGGAGGAAGAGCCGCCTGTGGAGCGGGAATACGACGCCGAGACCGAGACCCACGCCGAGACAGAGGGACAGACCGAGGTCGAGGCCGAATCTGCCGGCTCGGTGACCTCCGCTCCCGCCCCTCCCCCCCCGGTGCAGGCCAGCAGTGATCAGGAAAGTCTGGTGGAACTCAGCCCAGAGCAGGCCCTGCAGGGCGAGCGGGTGGAGTTGGTGCTCCCCGATGGCACGGTGGTGGAGGTCTGGACTCCCCCCTTTGCCGGCGACGGTTGGCGGCTGCGGCTTGTCGGGGTGACACCGGGCGGTGGTGACCACTTCCTCCAGCTGCGGGTGCGCACGGATGAAGGCCTGCGCATCGATGGCCTGCGGGTTCTCTACCCCCTGGAACTGAGCCCGGCCGAGGCGGCCCTGGGCTGTCAGGTGGTGGTGCCGACCCTGCGGGGGCCGGTCAAGTTGAGGGTGCCACCGTGCTCCTCCAGCGGCCGACTGCTGCGGCTGCGGGCCCGTGGCCAGGAGTGGGGCGAGCAACGGGGCGACCAGCTGGTGGAGGTACGCATCGTTGTGCCGGATGTGCTGGCTGACGATGAGGCGGCCCTCTACAGACGGCTTCAACAATTGGCCGATGACCCCGATGGCGGCAGCCGGTGA
- the dnaK gene encoding molecular chaperone DnaK has protein sequence MSRIVGIDLGTTNSVVAVLEGGRPQVIASAEGGRTTPSVVGFSRDQELLVGQLARRQLVLNPRNTFANLKRFVGRQWDELEEGSLTVPYTVRANDQGSVRIVCPATQREYAPEELVASILRKLVDDAATYLGEPVEAAVITVPAYFDDAQRQATRDAGRLAGISVERILNEPTAAALAYGFDRSTVKRVLVFDLGGGTFDVSVLRIAQGVFDVKATSGDTQLGGNDWDRRIVDWLADGFQSEHGVDLRRDRQALQRLTEAAEKAKIELSGMPSTPISLPFIATGPDGPLHVETTLERRVFEGLCPDLLDRLLRPVQGALRDSGLAADDIDDVVLVGGSSRMPMVQEMVRTLIPLEPCQSVNPDEVVAIGAAVQAGILTGELRDLMLNDVTPLSLGLETIGGVMKVLIPRNTPIPVRKSDLFSTSESNQSSVEIHVLQGERQMAEGNKSLGRFRLSGIPPAPRGVPQVQVSFDIDANGLLQVSATDRTTGRQQSVSIQGGSNLSEEEIKTLIEEAELKAGEDRRKRSEIDRRNRAQTLVAQAERRLRDASLELGPYGAERQQRSVEMALRDVQDLLAADDLVELELAVSQLQEALFGLNRRLLSERKAEQGPLQGLKNTLGSLKDELFADDDWDDWNRPGSDPWAMAPPRYNRENSYGEPNYREPSYREPEPIGRDRPLRPDEDPWGDGSYR, from the coding sequence ATGTCACGCATAGTTGGTATCGATTTGGGCACCACCAATTCGGTGGTGGCAGTTCTCGAGGGTGGCCGTCCCCAGGTGATAGCCAGCGCTGAAGGCGGCCGCACGACACCTTCAGTGGTGGGGTTCAGCCGCGATCAGGAGCTTTTGGTGGGGCAGTTGGCCCGGCGCCAGCTGGTGCTCAACCCCCGCAATACCTTCGCCAACCTCAAGCGGTTCGTGGGCCGCCAGTGGGATGAATTGGAGGAGGGCAGCCTGACGGTGCCCTACACGGTGCGGGCCAACGACCAGGGCAGCGTGCGGATTGTCTGCCCGGCTACCCAGCGTGAATACGCCCCGGAAGAACTGGTGGCCAGCATCCTGCGCAAGCTTGTGGATGATGCCGCCACCTACCTGGGCGAGCCGGTCGAGGCTGCGGTAATAACCGTGCCGGCCTACTTCGACGACGCCCAGCGTCAGGCCACCCGCGATGCGGGGCGGCTGGCCGGGATCAGTGTGGAGCGAATCCTCAACGAACCCACAGCTGCGGCCCTGGCCTACGGCTTTGATCGCAGCACCGTCAAACGGGTGCTGGTATTCGACCTGGGGGGCGGCACCTTTGACGTTTCGGTGCTGCGGATTGCCCAGGGGGTCTTCGACGTCAAGGCCACCAGCGGCGACACCCAGCTGGGTGGTAATGACTGGGATCGCCGCATCGTCGACTGGCTGGCAGATGGCTTCCAAAGCGAGCACGGAGTCGATCTGCGCCGCGACCGCCAGGCCCTGCAGCGGCTCACCGAAGCGGCGGAAAAGGCCAAGATCGAACTTAGCGGGATGCCCAGTACCCCGATTTCTCTTCCTTTCATCGCCACCGGCCCGGATGGCCCCCTGCACGTTGAAACCACCCTCGAGCGCAGGGTGTTTGAGGGGCTTTGTCCCGATCTGCTCGACCGCCTGCTCCGCCCCGTGCAGGGGGCCCTGAGGGATTCAGGCCTGGCAGCGGATGACATCGACGATGTGGTTTTGGTGGGTGGCTCCAGTCGCATGCCGATGGTGCAGGAAATGGTGCGTACCCTCATCCCGCTGGAGCCATGCCAGTCGGTTAATCCCGATGAGGTGGTGGCGATTGGGGCTGCCGTGCAGGCGGGCATCCTCACCGGTGAGCTGCGCGACCTGATGCTTAACGACGTCACGCCCCTGTCGCTTGGTCTCGAGACCATCGGTGGGGTGATGAAGGTCTTGATCCCGCGCAATACACCGATCCCAGTCCGCAAAAGCGACCTGTTCAGCACCTCCGAGTCAAACCAGAGCTCTGTGGAGATCCATGTGCTGCAGGGCGAGCGACAGATGGCCGAGGGCAATAAAAGTCTCGGGCGCTTCCGCCTCTCCGGTATTCCGCCTGCTCCCCGCGGGGTCCCCCAGGTGCAGGTGTCCTTCGACATCGACGCCAATGGCCTTCTGCAGGTTTCGGCCACTGACCGAACCACGGGCCGTCAACAGAGCGTGAGCATCCAGGGGGGATCCAATCTCAGCGAGGAGGAGATCAAAACCCTGATCGAGGAGGCAGAGCTGAAGGCCGGGGAAGATCGGCGCAAGCGTTCAGAGATTGACCGTCGCAACCGGGCCCAGACCCTGGTGGCCCAGGCGGAGCGCCGGCTCCGCGATGCCTCCCTGGAGCTGGGCCCCTATGGCGCCGAGCGCCAGCAGCGCTCTGTGGAGATGGCCCTGCGCGACGTGCAGGACCTGCTCGCCGCCGATGACCTGGTGGAGCTGGAACTGGCGGTCAGCCAGCTCCAAGAGGCGCTGTTTGGCCTCAATCGCCGCCTGTTAAGTGAGCGCAAGGCCGAGCAGGGGCCCCTCCAGGGCCTCAAGAACACCCTGGGCTCGCTCAAGGATGAGCTGTTTGCCGATGATGACTGGGATGACTGGAACCGGCCAGGCAGTGACCCCTGGGCCATGGCGCCGCCCCGCTACAACCGGGAAAACAGCTATGGGGAACCCAATTACAGGGAACCCAGCTACCGGGAGCCTGAACCGATCGGCCGCGACCGTCCTCTGCGGCCAGATGAGGACCCCTGGGGGGATGGCTCCTACCGGTGA
- the pstC gene encoding phosphate ABC transporter permease subunit PstC, giving the protein MLTDHRATDPSPSQRDVFTLRRRPPSERLVDLGFRQLTLVLASMVAIVLLGIFLTVFQGAREAIAEFGLNFLTTSGWDPVNEDYGAFIAIYGTLVSSILSLLIAVPLGVGTAIFITEDLMPTVVRDAIGLMVELLAAIPSVVLGLWAIFVMEPAIRPALGLLHSLLGWSPFFNTIPQGPGMAPAILILVVMILPIITAISRDALNQVPVELRQGAYGVGTTRWGAIFSVILPAAISAITGGVMLALGRAMGETMAVTMIIGNSLNFDLSLLAPGNTIASMLANQFGEADGIQVSALMYAALILMVLTFLVNMAAQLIVKRLSLRY; this is encoded by the coding sequence ATGCTGACGGACCACAGAGCTACGGATCCCAGCCCATCCCAGCGGGATGTCTTCACCTTGAGGCGACGGCCACCAAGCGAAAGGCTCGTCGACCTGGGCTTTCGGCAACTGACCCTGGTGCTCGCCTCCATGGTGGCCATTGTGCTGCTGGGCATTTTTCTGACGGTGTTTCAGGGGGCCCGCGAAGCGATTGCCGAGTTTGGTCTGAACTTCCTCACTACCTCCGGCTGGGATCCCGTCAACGAAGACTACGGAGCCTTCATCGCCATCTACGGCACCCTGGTGTCCTCGATTCTTTCTTTGTTGATCGCCGTGCCCCTTGGGGTAGGTACGGCAATTTTCATCACCGAAGATCTGATGCCGACGGTCGTTAGAGATGCCATCGGCCTGATGGTTGAACTGCTGGCTGCCATCCCTTCAGTAGTTCTAGGCCTGTGGGCAATATTTGTGATGGAGCCTGCGATCAGGCCAGCCCTCGGCCTCCTCCACAGCTTGCTGGGCTGGAGCCCATTTTTCAATACAATTCCCCAGGGACCTGGCATGGCTCCGGCAATTTTGATTCTGGTGGTGATGATTCTTCCAATTATCACTGCCATCTCTAGGGATGCGCTAAATCAAGTGCCGGTTGAATTGCGCCAAGGAGCTTACGGGGTAGGAACTACCCGCTGGGGAGCCATCTTCAGTGTCATTCTGCCTGCAGCTATTTCTGCAATCACTGGGGGTGTGATGCTCGCTTTAGGAAGGGCCATGGGTGAAACGATGGCTGTCACAATGATCATTGGCAATTCCCTAAACTTTGACCTCTCCCTGCTGGCACCCGGCAATACGATCGCTTCGATGTTAGCGAATCAATTTGGTGAAGCCGATGGTATCCAGGTATCGGCTCTGATGTATGCGGCTTTGATATTGATGGTGCTTACCTTCTTGGTGAATATGGCTGCCCAGTTAATTGTGAAGCGGCTGAGCCTTCGCTACTGA
- the pstA gene encoding phosphate ABC transporter permease PstA has translation MTNPSPIGYSNSSLFDRRPLHFDPNLKRNRLNQLFTTVAGLFASIAILPLFLVLIYVLVQGGKLISLTMFTELPPPPGLEGGGIGNAVLGTILVTAIAALIAIPVGVGGGIYLSEYSSRGWFAQFVGFGNDVLAGVPSIISGVFVYGIVVSTRFFFDQSFSAMAGGIALSVLMLPTVIKTTDEGLKLVPQELRMGAYGVGASRFVTITRVTLPSAFTPIATGVVLAIARAAGETAPLIFTALFSPFWPEGVFNPIATMSVLIFNFAIMPYEAQNELAWAASFVLVMMILAANILARWISRFAKV, from the coding sequence ATGACAAATCCATCCCCTATCGGCTACTCGAACAGCTCGTTGTTCGATCGCAGGCCTCTTCATTTTGATCCAAACCTGAAGCGCAATCGGCTCAACCAGCTCTTCACCACGGTTGCGGGCCTGTTTGCCTCAATCGCGATTTTGCCCCTCTTCCTGGTGCTGATCTATGTGCTGGTTCAGGGAGGCAAGTTGATCTCTCTGACCATGTTCACCGAACTACCCCCGCCCCCTGGCCTCGAGGGTGGTGGAATCGGCAATGCCGTTCTCGGCACGATCCTAGTTACGGCGATTGCGGCCCTGATTGCAATTCCTGTGGGAGTTGGGGGAGGGATATATCTAAGTGAATATTCCAGTCGGGGCTGGTTTGCCCAATTTGTTGGCTTTGGCAATGACGTGCTGGCAGGTGTTCCCTCGATCATCAGTGGCGTCTTCGTTTACGGAATCGTTGTTTCCACTCGCTTCTTCTTTGATCAGAGCTTTAGCGCCATGGCTGGGGGTATTGCACTTTCAGTGCTGATGCTACCCACGGTTATCAAAACCACAGACGAAGGTCTTAAATTAGTACCCCAAGAGTTACGTATGGGCGCCTACGGAGTTGGTGCCTCCAGGTTTGTCACTATCACCCGGGTAACGCTCCCTTCTGCATTCACTCCTATTGCCACCGGCGTGGTTCTGGCAATTGCCAGGGCAGCCGGTGAAACGGCCCCTCTGATCTTCACAGCCCTTTTCTCTCCCTTCTGGCCCGAGGGTGTTTTCAACCCAATTGCCACCATGTCTGTTTTGATCTTCAATTTCGCGATCATGCCTTACGAAGCTCAGAACGAACTTGCATGGGCTGCCTCTTTTGTTCTCGTCATGATGATTCTTGCGGCAAATATTTTGGCCCGCTGGATCAGCCGTTTTGCCAAGGTCTGA
- the pstB gene encoding phosphate ABC transporter ATP-binding protein PstB — MTSSYAKPTSVDASKMDVCMSLQNVTISYGKFEAVKNVYMDLPKGKVTAFIGPSGCGKSTVLRALNRMNDLIPGCKLKGRVVFDNNDLYDPRVDPVEVRRRIGMVFQKPNPFPKTIYENIAFGARINGFKGDMDELVERSLRKAAVWDECKDKLRESGLALSGGQQQRLCIARAIATEPEVILMDEPCSALDPISTLKIEETMHQLKRSYTIIIVTHNMQQAVRVADQTAFFNAEAVEGGSGKVGYLVEFNDTERIFNAPGQQATQDYVSGRFG; from the coding sequence ATGACAAGCAGCTACGCAAAACCAACCAGTGTTGATGCAAGCAAAATGGATGTCTGCATGTCACTGCAGAACGTCACCATCTCCTACGGGAAATTTGAGGCGGTGAAAAATGTCTATATGGATTTACCGAAAGGCAAGGTAACAGCCTTTATTGGCCCGTCCGGTTGTGGCAAGTCCACGGTGCTGCGGGCTCTCAACCGCATGAACGACTTGATCCCGGGTTGCAAACTGAAGGGTCGGGTTGTGTTTGACAACAACGACCTCTACGACCCCCGCGTCGATCCGGTAGAGGTTCGCAGGCGAATCGGCATGGTTTTCCAGAAACCCAATCCCTTTCCTAAAACCATCTACGAAAATATTGCCTTCGGCGCCCGTATCAATGGCTTCAAAGGCGATATGGATGAGCTGGTGGAGCGCTCACTCCGCAAGGCTGCGGTATGGGATGAGTGCAAGGACAAATTGCGAGAGAGTGGCCTGGCCCTCTCCGGCGGTCAGCAGCAGCGCCTCTGCATCGCCAGGGCCATCGCCACGGAGCCTGAAGTCATCCTGATGGATGAACCTTGCTCAGCCCTTGATCCGATCTCTACCTTGAAGATCGAGGAAACGATGCACCAACTCAAGCGTAGCTATACGATCATTATCGTGACCCACAACATGCAGCAAGCCGTTCGGGTCGCCGATCAAACGGCTTTCTTTAACGCCGAAGCGGTGGAGGGGGGCAGTGGCAAGGTGGGCTACCTGGTTGAGTTCAATGACACTGAACGAATATTTAACGCCCCCGGCCAGCAGGCCACCCAGGATTACGTAAGCGGCCGCTTTGGCTAA
- a CDS encoding 2Fe-2S iron-sulfur cluster-binding protein translates to MTSSPSVSHPIIVHWRQSGRSIRHEVVEGDYILASFERQGDPLPFSCRNGCCTACAVRVLHGEIDQREALGLSPDLRRRGYGLLCVARATGPLEVETQDEDEVYELQFGRHFGRGTVRAALPLEEE, encoded by the coding sequence ATGACTAGCAGCCCCAGCGTCAGCCATCCAATAATCGTTCACTGGCGCCAGAGCGGTCGCTCGATTCGCCATGAGGTGGTCGAGGGCGACTACATCCTTGCCAGTTTCGAGCGCCAGGGTGATCCCCTGCCTTTCAGCTGTCGCAATGGCTGCTGCACGGCCTGTGCCGTGCGAGTGCTCCACGGTGAAATTGACCAGCGGGAAGCCCTTGGCCTCTCCCCCGACCTGCGTAGACGCGGTTACGGCTTGCTCTGCGTGGCCCGCGCCACCGGACCACTGGAGGTGGAAACCCAGGACGAGGATGAGGTTTACGAACTCCAATTCGGTCGCCATTTCGGCCGTGGCACGGTGCGTGCGGCCCTGCCGTTGGAGGAGGAATGA
- a CDS encoding inositol monophosphatase family protein yields the protein MSACPNSVSEQTWRDSGLAAWEIERFAELARQAATAGSRQLLHHFGRLERIQEKGSAGNLVTEADFAAEKAVLAVLAEATPELGVLAEESGRRLGQGSPLEWCVDPLDGTTNYAHRYPFFGTSVGLTWNGRPLLGALAAPALQQFYWAAPGLGAWNNDSPIRVSDCQDLASSLLVTGFAYDRITRLDNNYAEFAWFTHRTRGVRRAGAAAVDLAFVADGRVDGYWERGLSPWDLAAGIPLVEQAGGVVCSYDGSPVDLASGRLIACTPALRQALVAGLAACRPLRGASYGAPELDGGCQMATP from the coding sequence ATGAGCGCCTGTCCCAATAGTGTCAGCGAGCAGACCTGGCGGGATTCGGGGCTGGCGGCGTGGGAAATCGAGCGCTTTGCGGAGCTGGCCCGCCAGGCGGCGACGGCCGGGTCTCGCCAGTTACTGCACCACTTCGGCCGGCTGGAGCGCATCCAGGAAAAGGGTTCCGCAGGCAACCTGGTCACCGAGGCCGATTTCGCCGCAGAAAAGGCCGTGCTGGCCGTGCTGGCTGAGGCCACACCCGAGCTTGGCGTTCTGGCTGAGGAAAGTGGTCGTCGCCTCGGCCAGGGTTCACCCCTCGAATGGTGCGTTGATCCCCTCGACGGCACTACCAACTACGCCCATCGGTATCCATTTTTTGGCACCTCGGTCGGTCTGACCTGGAACGGTCGCCCCCTGCTGGGAGCCCTGGCGGCGCCTGCCCTCCAGCAGTTTTATTGGGCGGCACCAGGATTGGGGGCCTGGAATAACGACAGTCCGATTCGGGTCAGCGATTGTCAGGACCTGGCCAGCTCCCTTTTGGTCACGGGCTTTGCCTACGACCGCATCACCCGCCTGGATAACAACTATGCCGAGTTCGCCTGGTTCACCCACCGAACCAGGGGCGTCAGGCGGGCGGGAGCTGCTGCGGTGGATCTGGCTTTTGTGGCCGACGGCCGTGTAGACGGCTACTGGGAAAGGGGCCTCTCCCCATGGGACTTGGCGGCGGGTATCCCCCTGGTGGAGCAGGCCGGCGGGGTTGTTTGCTCCTATGACGGCAGCCCGGTGGATCTGGCCAGCGGTCGCCTGATCGCCTGTACCCCGGCTCTCCGCCAGGCTCTAGTGGCTGGCCTGGCCGCCTGCCGCCCCCTCAGGGGTGCCAGCTATGGCGCTCCTGAACTGGATGGGGGTTGCCAGATGGCAACTCCATAG
- a CDS encoding ATP phosphoribosyltransferase regulatory subunit, translating into MALQPAAGARDLNPREVESNRWLCEQLAQVYRLWGYAEVAPPAVERLETLAAGGGINQLDLVRLAAAEPLGLRPEMTASIARAACTRLAARPRPLRLWSSGVVFRCASGDGGQHRLEERLQSGVELLGAAGPESSAGDVELLALLLACLQQLKIAAAQRPRLLLGHHGLLSALLDQVPDRQRTATRKALTSFDPVALGRLQLPGYQGQALQQLMRLRGEPEQVLYQLEQQLGPSPVLNALAATIKVIAPLARLHGIALQLDPSFQPHYDLYDGLVLQLVCHGADAPVAIASGGRYDALVGRFGGEPGGMGFSFEVGAIRELLGTEVTAPQPPDTTLVSFQEPSQLEAALAALQEFHQRGERAELLHQPCATRSGAEAVAIQRGCTATRWLGPTP; encoded by the coding sequence ATGGCTCTGCAACCCGCCGCTGGCGCCCGGGATCTGAACCCCAGGGAGGTGGAGAGCAACCGCTGGCTCTGCGAGCAGCTGGCCCAGGTTTACCGCCTCTGGGGTTACGCGGAAGTGGCTCCCCCCGCCGTGGAACGGCTGGAGACTTTGGCCGCCGGCGGTGGCATCAACCAGCTGGACCTGGTGCGACTGGCCGCAGCCGAACCCCTGGGGCTGCGGCCGGAGATGACTGCCTCAATTGCCAGGGCTGCCTGCACCCGCCTGGCCGCTCGGCCGCGACCGCTGCGGCTGTGGAGCAGCGGGGTGGTCTTCCGTTGTGCCAGCGGTGATGGGGGCCAGCATCGGCTTGAGGAGAGGTTGCAGAGTGGTGTCGAGCTGCTGGGGGCCGCAGGTCCGGAGTCCAGCGCAGGCGATGTCGAACTGCTTGCCCTGTTGCTGGCCTGCCTACAGCAACTCAAGATTGCCGCAGCCCAACGCCCCCGCCTGCTCCTCGGCCACCATGGCCTGCTTTCGGCCCTGCTTGACCAGGTGCCCGACAGGCAGCGCACAGCTACCCGCAAAGCCCTCACCAGCTTTGACCCCGTGGCCCTGGGCAGGCTGCAGTTGCCTGGCTACCAGGGCCAGGCGCTTCAACAATTGATGCGGTTACGGGGCGAGCCTGAACAGGTGCTCTACCAACTGGAGCAGCAGTTGGGCCCCTCGCCAGTCTTGAACGCACTGGCCGCCACCATCAAGGTGATCGCCCCGTTGGCTCGGCTCCACGGTATCGCTCTGCAGCTGGATCCCAGTTTTCAGCCCCACTACGACCTCTATGACGGCCTGGTGCTCCAGCTTGTCTGTCATGGTGCCGATGCTCCGGTAGCCATCGCCAGTGGCGGGCGCTACGACGCCCTGGTGGGGCGCTTCGGGGGCGAGCCTGGCGGCATGGGCTTCAGTTTTGAGGTTGGGGCCATCCGGGAGTTGTTGGGCACTGAAGTCACCGCCCCGCAGCCGCCCGACACAACCCTTGTGAGCTTCCAGGAGCCCTCCCAGCTCGAGGCTGCCCTGGCTGCATTGCAGGAGTTCCATCAGCGGGGCGAACGGGCCGAGCTTCTGCACCAGCCCTGTGCCACCAGGAGCGGCGCTGAGGCCGTTGCGATCCAACGGGGCTGCACAGCTACCCGCTGGTTGGGGCCCACTCCCTAG
- a CDS encoding ferredoxin family protein — protein MAHTIVTAVCEGVADCVDACPVACIHPGKGANIKGTPYYWIDFDTCIDCGICLQVCPVAGAILAEEKPELQQGG, from the coding sequence ATGGCCCACACGATCGTCACGGCCGTATGCGAGGGGGTAGCGGACTGCGTGGATGCCTGCCCGGTGGCCTGTATCCATCCCGGCAAGGGCGCCAACATCAAGGGCACCCCCTATTACTGGATTGATTTCGACACCTGCATTGACTGCGGCATCTGCCTGCAGGTGTGCCCGGTGGCAGGGGCAATTCTGGCCGAGGAAAAACCCGAACTGCAACAGGGCGGGTGA
- a CDS encoding DUF393 domain-containing protein, with the protein MKVANPQAKAVLVFDGGCPFCRHFAELSELRSGIAGLEIRDGRADAELRRQLQQGGLHLRDGAFLIVGDQQLHGAAAIQWLCARMAPSASLLQLLAPLLASPARARRLYPLLLLARRVALGLGGLPADPDQLVPRPGAGA; encoded by the coding sequence GTGAAGGTCGCCAATCCCCAAGCTAAAGCGGTGCTGGTTTTCGATGGAGGCTGCCCCTTCTGCCGCCATTTCGCCGAGCTCAGTGAGCTGCGCAGTGGAATTGCAGGACTGGAAATTCGTGATGGCCGCGCCGATGCGGAGCTGCGCCGGCAGCTGCAGCAGGGCGGCCTGCACCTGAGGGATGGGGCTTTTCTGATCGTCGGTGACCAGCAGCTCCACGGTGCGGCAGCGATCCAGTGGCTCTGTGCCCGCATGGCCCCGAGCGCCAGCCTGCTGCAGCTGCTCGCCCCCCTACTGGCTAGCCCGGCGCGAGCGCGGCGGCTCTATCCCCTGCTGCTGCTGGCCCGTCGCGTCGCCCTGGGGCTGGGGGGCCTACCGGCGGATCCAGACCAGCTGGTCCCCCGGCCCGGCGCAGGCGCCTGA